TGTAGGGAATGAAGAAAGTTCCCGCTATATCCAGGGCGTTACCAGCCAGGATGGCCAGCTTTTGATTCTGGTGGATTTAAACAAGTTTCTCACTGACGAAGAATTGGCGGAAATTGAAAGCCTGTAATTTTTGCACCTGTCAAGGAAATGCTTGAGGTTGACAACGATAAAAGTACGCTTCAAAACCGGCTTGAAAGCGTTATCCTGACGACACGTAGTTAAAAATTTTCCAGATTGGGAAGTTTGTCAATAAATTTTGCAATCGGATCAAACGAACGGAATAGTAGTTTTAAAGAGTTGGTTACAGAGTACTGGCGGCTGGCCGTTTTCAACCGGTGGCGTAACAATTGCATGGATTAATTGAAAGGGAACATAAAACTAAGAATATAGCTTTTTCATAGGAGGACAGTAGCGGGTCTGATGCATGCGCTATCAGATCTATTGTTTGACTTCCATGAGGTGAAGATTATGTTCGAGTGGTTACAAAATTTAATCCAGCGTAGTTGCCATAGCATAGCCCTGCGTTCGTACCGGTGGCAGCGAAAAAAAGTCATTTATCTAGGGCAAAAACAAATCCAATGGCAGGACCCCTTGTCCCTGTTATGGTACTCGGAAAGCACTGCAATGCGGTTGCTCAAAGCCCGTATTTTGGACGAAGCGGGGCGGAAATAAAGTTGTACTGTACTAGTTTTGATTGGGTTTGAACTAAATACGATCAGGATACCGTCGAACTTTCCCAACAGTGCCTTGGCAGCCGCCTTGCCACTCCCCGTTGCGGTGCACAAATGATCATCGTCCGAACCCGAATGCCACCAAGATCCATTCCTTCGCGCCTCCCCCGTCCCCAGAGATCATGACGGGCGCTGTGATATAAATCCACCCGTTTCTGCACTTGCAAGCAGCTGGGATTTTGGCTGAGGGAGGCGTTCGCTGTGAATGCTCCACCGGCTTTAGCCGGTGGAGCATTCACAAAATCCGATGATTTTGGAGAAAAACTCGTTTTGCCTATTGACAAGCCGCGGTTATATAGATGTTACGCCAATTTTTGCACATGCTTAAAATCCCGAATTGATTCAATTTCATTTTTTTCGATTTTTTGTGCCTTATATAACTCCCACCGGATTTGTAGGTTAAGCCAAAAATCTGGAGATACACCAAAAAACTTACCCAACCGCAAAGCGGTGCTTGGGGTGACCCCACGCTTTTTATTAACCAGCTCATTTATACGCTGGTAAGGAACATGTATCGCATCTGCAAGCTCACGTTGTGTTATGTTCATGGGAACAAGAAATTCTTCTCGTAACATTTCCCCTGGATGGGTGGGTTCTCTATGGGTAGGAATCCTCATAATATTTACCTTAATGATAATCTGTTATTTCCACATTTGCCGGACCTGAATCATCCCAAATAAAACAAATTCGATATTGTTCATTGATACGGATGCTATACGTACCCTCTCTATCGCCGGAAAGTCTTTCCAGACGATTGCCCGGAGGCACATTTAACTCTTCCAATACCTGAACTGAATCTAATTGGTCTAGCTTCCTTGTTGCAATTTGCCACAATGTTTGTGGGCACGCTTTTCTTGCCTGCTTTGAATTTACTCCATTAAATATATCTTCCGTGCCTTTATCCTTAAACGATACAATCATCATATCATAATAGCACGGATTTCATGCTAGTCATGATGGGGTTTCAATTTTTTAACTGCATAATGATTTGCATGACCGGACGCAAAAAGCAGAGCGACGATAGGAGCGGCGCTTTTTGCGGTCCGAGTTGATGCTTTTGATACTTATTCATGACCGCCTCCCCCGGTAAACGGGCTTAGTTCCCAAGTTCGACAGTTAAGGCTGTAAGTCTTTGTATTTGTTGGACTGAAGTTCAAAAATTTGCACTACAAGCCCTGAAATTAGGTGGGAATTCTCAAAGATCATTGATTTATCGTTCGCAAATTTTAAGACGCCAATATCGTTTAAGCAATGCCGTAGCCGAT
Above is a window of Methylothermaceae bacteria B42 DNA encoding:
- a CDS encoding XRE family transcriptional regulator — its product is MMRIPTHREPTHPGEMLREEFLVPMNITQRELADAIHVPYQRINELVNKKRGVTPSTALRLGKFFGVSPDFWLNLQIRWELYKAQKIEKNEIESIRDFKHVQKLA
- a CDS encoding plasmid maintenance system killer protein; protein product: MIVSFKDKGTEDIFNGVNSKQARKACPQTLWQIATRKLDQLDSVQVLEELNVPPGNRLERLSGDREGTYSIRINEQYRICFIWDDSGPANVEITDYH